Part of the Trichoderma asperellum chromosome 1, complete sequence genome is shown below.
CCAGTTTTCAAAGTTGAGGCCATCTGGCATCAAGTTTTTCCCCTTTGCAATCTCAAAGTCGCTCCTATTACGCACAAGACCAACATAAGAGAAAGCGAAGCCCATGGCGCGCATCCAAATGATGCTGTGATTGCATGGTTTGAGTTTTGTGAGTTCAAAGCCGCTATTCAACCGCCCTTCTCTTCGAAGAGTCGTGAATGGACTATGATAGGGACACTCCTTGGGGCATTCAAGAAATTCATCCCAAAATTTCGGTTCAAGAAGATACCGCGGGAAGGGCTTTATAAAGATCTTATCCTTGGAGTAAAGCAAATGCATATCCATCTTCTCAATGACGGTGATTTCGAGACCAAGAGCTTGCTGGTAGCTGAGAGCGCGCGGTGGTATATACTCCTTACCAAGCATGAAAAAACAATCGAACGCTTTCATTAAGCGATCTACACTGAGATCGATCGTCAAGAATTGCTCGACACGGTTCTCTGGAATCCCAATCCAGGCTATGCCAATTCGATACGAGGCAGGCAAGAGGTGACGAATCTCCTCCGTAGTGAGGC
Proteins encoded:
- a CDS encoding uncharacterized protein (EggNog:ENOG41~TransMembrane:2 (o290-308i320-343o)) gives rise to the protein MSTPSPTSESKSTKRVSFVLPVKPTEELEPECWPFGRKSWEVKNRLTTEEIRHLLPASYRIGIAWIGIPENRVEQFLTIDLSVDRLMKAFDCFFMLGKEYIPPRALSYQQALGLEITVIEKMDMHLLYSKDKIFIKPFPRYLLEPKFWDEFLECPKECPYHSPFTTLRREGRLNSGFELTKLKPCNHSIIWMRAMGFAFSYVGLVRNRSDFEIAKGKNLMPDGLNFENWKYFVSRVLSDNAGGKILRHIDKRFTFGELNLERLNQIFMIRSPLMWLCQGNEYRDFVQGPFFLPPFSIYVAVVMGYMLAGTAYTKFKKNKIFSFAIVVLVGCLWSVIGSLSFVITCA